In Flavobacterium sp. GSB-24, the genomic window GTAGTCGGTTTTGAGTAAGTTTTTCACACTCAAAGCCATAGCAGATGCAACTTCTGCACTTACCACAGAATGCTTTTTAATTATTTCTTCTGAAACTCCTAAAACATTTATCTTAGTTTCGGTTGCATAAGAGACCACGCTTCCTTTAAAATAGCTTGAAGCGCCCGGAACAGCCGATAAAAGCGACGCGATTCTTCCACCAGTAAAACTTTCTGCCGTTGAAACTGTTTTATTTTGTTTGGTTAAAATTTTACCAACCACAGATTCTATGGTTTCGTTCTCTTCATATCCCACAATAATGTCATGGATAATCAAATCTAACGAACGGACATTTTCCTCTATTGCAGTTTCCAACAGCTCTTTATCTGTTCCTCTTGCGGTCAATCTTAGACGTACGCGCCCTGGATTTGGCAGATAAGCAAGTTTTATAAATTCAGGCAGATTATTTTCCCAATGTTCAATACGTTCTGCAACTAAACTTTCACCTTGACCGTAAGTTAAAATGGTTTTATGAATAATATATGGACGTTTATATTCACGAACTATTTTTGGAATTATTTCTTCTTCAACCAAATATTTCATTTCATAAGGAACACCTGGAAGCGAAATAAAAACGGTATTTTCTTTTTTCATCCACATTCCCGGAGCAGTTCCCACTTTATTATGCAATACTGTGCAAGTTGACGGAACCAAAGCCTGATCTTTATTAAGCTGCGAAATTGGTCTTTTATAAAAACCTTCAATTAATTGCGTTACATGCGCCAAAACCTCTGGATTTACAACCAATTCGTCGTTAAAGTAGTCACAGAATGTTTTTTTCGTAACATCATCTTTTGTTGGCCCTAATCCGCCGGTTACAATTACCACATCCACTTTGTTTTGCAGTAAGGCAAAAGTGTCCAAAATATGCCTTTTATCATCACTGATCGAAAGCATTTCTATTACTTCAACTCCAATTCTATCAAGCGATTTGGCAATAAAAGCTGAATTTGTATCTACGATTTGGCCAATTAAGATTTCATCTCCAATTGTTATAATTGCTGCTTTCATATCAATGTAAGGAATATTACCTGTAATTACGAACAGGTTTATTATAA contains:
- a CDS encoding CinA family nicotinamide mononucleotide deamidase-related protein — its product is MKAAIITIGDEILIGQIVDTNSAFIAKSLDRIGVEVIEMLSISDDKRHILDTFALLQNKVDVVIVTGGLGPTKDDVTKKTFCDYFNDELVVNPEVLAHVTQLIEGFYKRPISQLNKDQALVPSTCTVLHNKVGTAPGMWMKKENTVFISLPGVPYEMKYLVEEEIIPKIVREYKRPYIIHKTILTYGQGESLVAERIEHWENNLPEFIKLAYLPNPGRVRLRLTARGTDKELLETAIEENVRSLDLIIHDIIVGYEENETIESVVGKILTKQNKTVSTAESFTGGRIASLLSAVPGASSYFKGSVVSYATETKINVLGVSEEIIKKHSVVSAEVASAMALSVKNLLKTDYGIATTGNAGPSKGDSDAEIGTVFIALATPNEVIVEEFNFGQPREKVVDRATVKSLEILQKEILKFVQ